The window TGTCCTTCTCACACTTCAATTTGCAGGAACTAGTCAAAGTTAGCATTAAATTTGGAATCAAAATATGCATTGTTAAGAATGCTTATGTAGGAAGCACTTCTGTTAATAAGCGCTTATATTATAAACATGTAGAAAATTTTATTAGAATTTCCTATAAAAACTACTTTTACGACTCAAaggtgtttttaaatttttctgCCAACCCTAGCATCTTTGATCAACTGATTGAGGTTTTAAGTTTGAATTTCATTCCTCAATATtgcttgtattaaaaaatatgaaatttgataaGTCAATGAGGCTTACATGTTACAAATTTTCATGTGCATATTCTTAATAAACCTCAATTGAACTGCTCCCAGGATCCTCTTTTATTACTCCCTTCTCCTTCATCTCCCTTCTTATCTCCTTCACATTATCCCATTCATCCATGGCGGCATACAAATTTGATAGCAGTCCGTAGTCTCTGCTGTTTTTCGGCCCTATCTCACGTAACTGGCTCAAAATCCGTCTTGCTAAACTACCATCTCCTTGGCCTTGACATGCCCCGAGCAGCATTCGCCATATCATCGTATCTGGTTTATCCGGCATGGTCTGAACAAACTCAAATGCCTCACTCACCAATCCAGCTCTGCATAGTAGATCAACCATGCAACCGTAGTGCTCCATCCGCGGTTTCATGTGGCAATCGTTTACcattgaattgaaacaattcCGCGCCTCGTCCACCATTCCTGCGTGGCTGCAGGCAGACAATATGTTGAGGAATACAACCCCATCTGGTTTACACCCTTCTCTTTGCATCTGAGAGAACATAGCCAGCGCTTGCTTTCCATCGCTGTGCATCGCTAGTCCGTGTATGATGGTAGTCCAAGACATTAACGATTTCTGTTCCATgccataaaaaatttcacaagcTTTCTTGATGTTCCCGCATTTGGCATGCATGTCCATCAGTGCATTTAACATGGCAATGCTCCCTGTACTTCTAAACCCGTTTCTCTCGACATAACGGTCAATCCACTCGGCGATCTTGAAGCTTCGAAACTTCGAGGACATTGAAATAACTCCCAAAATGGTAATCTCATCTGGTTTTATTTTCTCAGACTCCATCTGTTCAAACAACCAGAATGCCTCCTTCAGATGATCGTTATCGCTATAACAGTTGATCATAGAAGTCCAAGAAACCACATTTTTCATAGGCATCGTTTGAAATATCCGACGAGCACTTGATAAAACCCCGCATCTTGAATACATACTAATCAAAGCATTGTAAACAAAAACATCATGATTATCGACAAGCTGTCCTCTAATCACATAGCCATGAACTTCCTTCCCTTTCCTTATCGCCTTCAAAAACGAGCAAGCGGAAAGCAAGCTAACGACACTCGACCCATTTAGTCTCAAACCTTCACGGGCCATGGCACTGGCAACTGCAAGTGCCATGTAAGGGAAATTGTGCTGAGAATATGCAGCAACAACCGAATTCCACATGACTAAATCTCTCTGAGGCGTTTCATCAAACACTTGCTGCATACAATCAAGCTCACCGAAAAAACCATACAAATTCACAAGGGAAGTTTGAATTATGATCTCGGAGCCAAAACCCAGTTTCAAAATCTGGTTATGTAACTGCTTCCCTTCAAGAACCAATGGCATCAGGCGGCAGGCCTTGATAGCAAACTGAAGGGTATAACTATCCACCTCCAGACCCTTCCCTCTGACATGGGAATAAACCAAAAGCGCTTCTTTTGGTTGATTCCCCGCCAAGTGACCTCTGATGATGGTGTTCCAGGTGTAGGAATCGAGACCCTTGACTCCGTCGGCGATCGAGCGGGCGGCGGAGTTTGTGGCGGGGAGGGGAATGGAGGCAAGAGATGCAACAAGTTTGCTTGCTACAGAAGGCTTGCGGACGAGGCCTGTGGTGACGATGCGTGCATGGATTTGATGGAGATGGTCTTTGTGTTTGCATTTTTGCAAGAGTGATGTTATTTCATCAAAAGGGTTGCAGTTTGATTTGATGATGGAGGGTTTGGGAGACATATGGATAAATGTGGGGCATTCAAAAATATTGGGGAACCTTTTTAAATAGTTGAGTTTCAAGTTGGTTGGGTTTCAGAAAGTAGCATGCAAGGGGTTTTTGGTACCATTTATTGTCTATTCAGTATCTAATGTCCATCGAACTTGAGATCTGTCACTTATAACTAGACAATATTATTAGTGATCGAttcaattatgttttttatattAGAAGTTTGTAACGGTTTCGTTTGTGGATTTACCACCATATTAAAAAACTGGGTTAACTGCATTTTGCACTCTCAAGGTTTGAGGTGATTTTTAAACTAGGTCTTGAGGTTTCAATTTTCTCACATTCTCCCGTAAGGTTGTGAAACAGTATCAACTTATACCTTTTGGATATTTGTACGTCAAAATATCTATTAAGTTGATGAGTTTATTTGTCAGTGTGGTGAAAATGTAGCTTACATGTCATCACAATTACGAATTTCTTGCTCACCATGTCATCAAATCTAATGAGGCATGACCCATTTTGAAATGACACGAAACATGGAGGGTGTAAAATGTAGGTAGCctttttaggttaaaatcttGTTTATGTACCAGATTCTCATAAACAAGGATGTTTGTATACCCAAGGAGGTCTAGCataca is drawn from Malus domestica chromosome 14, GDT2T_hap1 and contains these coding sequences:
- the LOC114820942 gene encoding pentatricopeptide repeat-containing protein At1g08070, chloroplastic-like — protein: MSPKPSIIKSNCNPFDEITSLLQKCKHKDHLHQIHARIVTTGLVRKPSVASKLVASLASIPLPATNSAARSIADGVKGLDSYTWNTIIRGHLAGNQPKEALLVYSHVRGKGLEVDSYTLQFAIKACRLMPLVLEGKQLHNQILKLGFGSEIIIQTSLVNLYGFFGELDCMQQVFDETPQRDLVMWNSVVAAYSQHNFPYMALAVASAMAREGLRLNGSSVVSLLSACSFLKAIRKGKEVHGYVIRGQLVDNHDVFVYNALISMYSRCGVLSSARRIFQTMPMKNVVSWTSMINCYSDNDHLKEAFWLFEQMESEKIKPDEITILGVISMSSKFRSFKIAEWIDRYVERNGFRSTGSIAMLNALMDMHAKCGNIKKACEIFYGMEQKSLMSWTTIIHGLAMHSDGKQALAMFSQMQREGCKPDGVVFLNILSACSHAGMVDEARNCFNSMVNDCHMKPRMEHYGCMVDLLCRAGLVSEAFEFVQTMPDKPDTMIWRMLLGACQGQGDGSLARRILSQLREIGPKNSRDYGLLSNLYAAMDEWDNVKEIRREMKEKGVIKEDPGSSSIEVY